A genomic region of Gemmata massiliana contains the following coding sequences:
- a CDS encoding 2-isopropylmalate synthase: MPVPTDPNRVIIFDTTLRDGEQSPGCSMNLPEKLEMARALADLGVDVIEAGFPIASPGDFESVQAIARQIHGPIIAGLARCNPTDIDRAADAVKDASKPRIHVFLATSAIHREFKLRMTSEEVAKRAVEGVKRARDRCADVEFSPEDAARTELDFLAEVVERAIEAGATTLNIPDTVGYAVPTHYAAIIRHLKQHVRGIDKCVLSVHCHNDLGLAVANSLAALGEGARQVECTINGIGERAGNTSLEEVVMALHTRSDFYKLATGINTRHLYPVSRKLAHITGQQVQRNKAIVGQNAFAHEAGIHQDGMLKERSTYEIMKPEDVGIPQTELVLGKHSGRHALKQRVTDLGYRLTEEQLNRVFEEFKKLADKKKEIYDADIEALAENQLQAGTGNLWTLVGFTSTAGTGSQTSAAVTLKHLDGTVRRDAAIGNGPIDALIKAINRITGAEVKVVDYRVRSVSQDMDALGEVNIEIEHAGKRSRARAVSLDVVEASALAYLEVVNRVASRLLRDRLKPTDDVPTEVVPAS; encoded by the coding sequence ATGCCTGTGCCGACTGATCCGAACCGCGTCATCATCTTCGACACCACGCTGCGCGACGGGGAACAGAGCCCCGGGTGCAGCATGAACCTTCCCGAGAAGTTGGAGATGGCCCGCGCGCTTGCGGACCTCGGCGTGGACGTTATCGAGGCCGGGTTCCCGATCGCGTCGCCGGGCGACTTCGAGAGCGTGCAGGCCATCGCGCGACAGATCCACGGTCCGATCATCGCGGGGTTGGCCCGGTGCAACCCAACCGACATCGACCGCGCCGCCGACGCTGTAAAGGACGCATCGAAGCCGCGCATCCACGTGTTCCTCGCGACCAGTGCGATCCACCGGGAGTTCAAGCTCCGGATGACCTCGGAAGAGGTCGCGAAACGGGCCGTCGAGGGCGTGAAACGCGCCCGTGACCGGTGCGCGGACGTGGAGTTCTCGCCCGAGGACGCGGCCCGCACCGAACTCGACTTCCTGGCGGAAGTTGTCGAGCGCGCGATCGAGGCCGGCGCGACCACGCTCAACATCCCCGACACGGTCGGGTACGCGGTGCCCACGCACTACGCGGCCATCATCCGGCACCTGAAGCAGCATGTGCGCGGGATCGATAAGTGCGTCCTCTCGGTTCACTGTCACAACGACCTGGGTCTCGCCGTCGCCAACAGTCTCGCGGCGCTGGGTGAGGGCGCGCGGCAAGTGGAATGCACCATCAACGGCATCGGCGAGCGGGCCGGGAACACCTCGCTCGAAGAGGTGGTGATGGCGCTGCACACGCGCTCCGACTTCTACAAGCTCGCGACCGGGATCAACACGCGGCACCTGTACCCCGTGAGCCGGAAACTGGCGCACATCACCGGCCAGCAGGTGCAGCGCAACAAGGCCATCGTCGGCCAGAACGCTTTCGCTCACGAAGCCGGCATCCACCAAGACGGGATGCTGAAAGAGCGCAGCACCTACGAGATCATGAAGCCCGAAGACGTGGGCATCCCGCAAACGGAACTGGTGCTGGGCAAGCACAGTGGCCGGCACGCCCTCAAACAGCGCGTTACTGACCTCGGGTACCGGCTCACCGAGGAACAACTGAACCGCGTGTTCGAGGAGTTCAAGAAACTCGCGGACAAGAAGAAGGAAATCTACGACGCGGACATCGAAGCTCTGGCGGAGAACCAACTCCAGGCCGGCACCGGCAACTTGTGGACGCTCGTCGGCTTCACCAGCACCGCGGGTACCGGGTCGCAGACCTCGGCCGCGGTCACGCTAAAGCACCTCGACGGCACCGTGCGCCGCGACGCGGCCATCGGGAACGGTCCCATCGACGCGCTCATCAAGGCGATCAACCGCATCACCGGCGCGGAGGTGAAGGTGGTGGACTACCGTGTGCGGTCGGTGAGCCAGGACATGGACGCACTGGGCGAAGTCAACATCGAGATCGAACACGCTGGTAAGCGGTCGCGCGCCCGTGCGGTCAGCCTCGATGTGGTGGAAGCGAGCGCACTGGCGTACCTCGAAGTGGTGAACCGCGTTGCGTCGCGCCTGCTCCGCGACCGACTCAAGCCCACCGACGACGTGCCGACCGAAGTTGTCCCCGCGAGCTGA
- a CDS encoding Uma2 family endonuclease, whose product MATTQTRRGDLGMVLGADGMVTLMGNLVRIPDVSFTNWDRVPDRRAPDEPVPELAPDLAVEILSEGNTREEMDRKLKEYFLSEVALVWFIDPRKRTARVFTSPDDVTELNETDTLDG is encoded by the coding sequence TTGGCAACCACTCAGACGCGCAGGGGGGATCTGGGAATGGTCCTCGGTGCGGACGGAATGGTCACGCTGATGGGGAACCTGGTACGTATCCCGGACGTGTCGTTCACCAACTGGGACCGCGTACCCGACCGCCGCGCGCCCGATGAACCGGTTCCCGAACTCGCGCCCGACCTTGCGGTCGAGATCCTCAGCGAAGGCAACACGCGCGAGGAGATGGACCGCAAGCTCAAAGAATACTTCCTTTCCGAAGTGGCGCTGGTGTGGTTCATCGACCCGCGAAAACGCACGGCGCGAGTTTTCACATCGCCCGATGACGTGACCGAATTGAATGAAACGGACACACTCGATGGGTGA
- a CDS encoding DUF58 domain-containing protein: MLTARGWWFVLIVGFLLVFGAFVVPYHTAVPAILAVTLFVWFVWEWVQFHFKSNAAVSRLRVRRWVMQGGRDAPMLWANVPFEVRVRVRHDGFVTIDYAVVEDRLPSGADTIEGETTDHATIAPGEPADVIYTLKCPAPGVLRFEGVKIRVADLHGFFYRRVFLRDAVEFLVLPPLMNEEGRQRADKRFNTLPPPGIHRLRRPGSGDELLDLRDYRPGDPPKMIAWKASARKDKLITKEYESDVPVRCVLFLDTSEGVRLGPPGNTLLTRMAGVAAVVAQASTANRDLVGLTTFDDRTATPIAPARTQTHTINVLRRLAEVSALQPGTKGVPAEHLTRRAYPLAHELYPELMAKPTNSMPLSRLWIPLLEKWWGWIVLFLVVVPPCLLAYRLGGMFSPGSAPLPAWLQKIYASWMSGTFEFAVRSTRGMQWALRLGLALFIWANLLLLPSVIAGIFWFIYGFRGWFGPRAGELTRRKRLSALFSLQDGTGPDAIERYVHDDETYAERVAQFLQYHHLRCPIPLYDEQGRYRFRCAEKAEVLGGAIIRAVGRARDNELYVILADLAELGPDLEPLVKACRVARARRHHVMVIVPWPADVASPDVVPEATAQVPDKKKKLKKRHPDDIDQAARHKRITKIVQDSLTRQYHESFRQMRRALSGVGATVMRVNDGDPVRLVLDRLDRLRGMRSRR, from the coding sequence ATGCTTACCGCGCGCGGCTGGTGGTTCGTCCTGATCGTCGGCTTCCTCTTGGTGTTCGGGGCGTTCGTCGTGCCCTACCACACCGCGGTGCCGGCCATTCTCGCCGTCACACTGTTCGTGTGGTTCGTGTGGGAGTGGGTGCAGTTTCACTTCAAATCGAACGCGGCCGTGTCCCGGTTGCGCGTGCGCCGGTGGGTGATGCAGGGCGGGCGGGACGCGCCTATGTTGTGGGCCAACGTGCCTTTTGAGGTACGTGTCCGTGTCAGGCACGACGGCTTCGTGACCATCGACTACGCGGTTGTCGAAGACCGGCTCCCCTCGGGCGCGGACACCATTGAGGGCGAAACCACGGACCACGCCACGATCGCACCGGGCGAGCCGGCCGACGTGATTTACACGCTCAAGTGCCCCGCGCCGGGCGTGCTCCGGTTCGAGGGCGTGAAGATCCGCGTCGCCGACCTCCACGGGTTCTTCTACCGCCGCGTGTTCCTGCGCGACGCGGTCGAGTTCCTCGTCCTACCGCCACTCATGAACGAGGAGGGCCGGCAGCGCGCCGACAAGCGGTTCAACACGCTCCCGCCGCCGGGGATTCACCGCTTACGTCGGCCCGGTTCGGGCGACGAACTTCTGGACCTGCGGGACTACCGCCCCGGCGACCCACCGAAGATGATCGCGTGGAAGGCCTCGGCCCGCAAAGACAAGCTCATTACGAAGGAGTACGAAAGCGACGTACCCGTGCGGTGCGTGCTGTTTCTCGATACCAGCGAGGGCGTGCGCCTGGGACCGCCCGGCAACACGCTCCTCACGCGGATGGCCGGGGTCGCGGCCGTGGTCGCACAGGCGTCTACGGCGAACCGCGACCTCGTGGGCCTGACCACCTTCGACGACCGAACCGCGACCCCGATCGCCCCGGCCCGCACGCAGACGCACACGATCAACGTGTTGCGCCGGCTAGCAGAGGTATCCGCGCTCCAACCCGGAACGAAGGGCGTGCCGGCCGAGCACCTCACGCGCCGCGCGTACCCGCTGGCGCACGAGCTGTACCCGGAACTGATGGCGAAGCCGACGAACTCGATGCCGCTGAGCCGGTTGTGGATCCCGCTCCTCGAAAAGTGGTGGGGCTGGATCGTTCTGTTCCTCGTGGTCGTTCCGCCGTGCTTGCTCGCGTACCGGCTCGGCGGGATGTTCAGCCCCGGCAGCGCACCGCTCCCGGCGTGGCTCCAGAAAATCTACGCGAGTTGGATGAGCGGCACGTTCGAGTTCGCGGTCCGGTCCACACGCGGGATGCAATGGGCCTTACGCCTCGGCCTCGCCCTGTTCATCTGGGCCAACCTGCTGTTACTCCCGTCGGTCATTGCGGGGATCTTCTGGTTCATCTATGGCTTCCGCGGGTGGTTCGGACCGCGTGCGGGTGAACTCACGAGGCGGAAGCGCCTGTCGGCGCTGTTCTCGCTCCAGGACGGTACCGGGCCGGATGCTATCGAGCGCTACGTTCACGACGACGAGACCTACGCCGAGCGCGTGGCGCAGTTCCTCCAGTACCACCATCTCCGGTGCCCGATCCCGCTCTACGACGAACAAGGGCGGTACCGGTTCCGGTGCGCGGAGAAGGCCGAGGTACTCGGCGGGGCGATAATTCGTGCCGTGGGCCGCGCACGCGACAACGAGTTGTATGTGATCCTCGCGGACCTCGCCGAACTCGGCCCGGATCTCGAACCGCTCGTAAAAGCGTGCCGCGTAGCCCGCGCGCGGCGGCACCACGTCATGGTGATCGTCCCCTGGCCCGCGGACGTGGCCTCACCGGACGTGGTTCCCGAAGCAACCGCGCAGGTGCCGGACAAGAAGAAGAAACTCAAGAAACGCCACCCGGACGATATCGATCAAGCGGCACGGCACAAGCGCATCACAAAGATCGTGCAGGACAGCCTCACGCGCCAGTACCACGAGTCGTTCCGCCAAATGCGGCGCGCGCTCAGCGGCGTCGGGGCAACTGTAATGCGCGTGAACGACGGCGACCCGGTGCGCCTCGTACTCGACCGGCTCGACCGACTCCGCGGGATGAGGAGCCGCCGATGA
- a CDS encoding AAA family ATPase translates to MSLASTSNPGTLAPPADPRAAAHELAQEAKQLSHKVTAEVARVVVGAEDVTRQLLIALLAGGHVLLEGVPGVAKTTLSKVFSRLLGCQYQRVQFTPDLLPSDVTGTSIFDRNKNDFVLRKGPLFTQVLLADEINRAPAKTQSALLEAMQEYQVTVDGVSLPLALPFLVLATQNPIEQEGVYRLPEAQLDRFLLRVEMGYPGFKHEVGLLKLYSKPVVEVQPMFTPDMIIGLQRKLPGVYGAESLYEYIVQLAEESRKHPDVALGASPRAALNLLRCARARAVLEGRHFFTHEDVQAVAFGVLGHRLILRPEAEIEGKHVSEIVREILDAVPVLETV, encoded by the coding sequence ATGAGTCTGGCCTCGACATCGAACCCCGGCACCCTGGCCCCGCCGGCCGACCCGAGGGCCGCGGCCCACGAACTGGCTCAGGAAGCGAAACAACTCAGCCACAAGGTAACGGCCGAAGTCGCCCGCGTCGTGGTCGGTGCGGAGGACGTGACGCGGCAGTTACTCATCGCGCTCCTCGCGGGCGGGCACGTGCTGCTCGAAGGGGTACCGGGCGTCGCGAAAACGACGCTGTCGAAAGTCTTCTCCCGGCTCCTGGGGTGCCAGTACCAGCGCGTGCAGTTCACGCCCGACCTGCTCCCCTCGGACGTGACCGGGACGTCCATCTTCGACCGCAACAAAAACGACTTCGTGCTCCGCAAGGGGCCGCTCTTCACGCAAGTGCTCCTCGCCGACGAAATCAACCGCGCGCCCGCGAAAACACAATCGGCGCTCCTCGAAGCGATGCAGGAGTATCAGGTCACGGTCGACGGCGTTTCGCTCCCGCTCGCTCTGCCCTTCCTCGTCCTCGCGACACAGAACCCGATCGAACAAGAGGGGGTGTATCGGCTCCCGGAAGCGCAGCTCGACCGATTCCTGCTCCGAGTCGAAATGGGTTACCCGGGCTTCAAGCACGAAGTGGGGCTACTGAAACTCTACAGCAAACCGGTCGTCGAAGTTCAGCCGATGTTCACGCCGGACATGATTATCGGGCTGCAACGAAAGCTCCCCGGCGTGTACGGCGCGGAGTCTCTGTACGAGTACATCGTGCAGCTCGCAGAAGAAAGCCGCAAGCACCCGGACGTCGCCCTCGGTGCGAGTCCCCGTGCAGCTCTTAACCTGCTCCGCTGTGCGCGGGCACGGGCGGTGCTGGAGGGTCGGCACTTCTTCACCCACGAGGACGTGCAGGCGGTCGCGTTCGGCGTCCTCGGTCACAGGCTCATCCTGCGCCCCGAGGCCGAAATCGAGGGCAAGCACGTGTCCGAAATCGTTCGCGAAATCCTGGACGCGGTTCCCGTTCTGGAAACGGTCTGA
- a CDS encoding HAD family hydrolase gives MPHVPVHIRAIFFDAVGTLLFPEPSAPAVYAAVALRYGLRLAPGDVQNRFITAYRVEEAADVATQLATSEARERERWHRIVTQTLTGVSDPEACYRDLFDHFAKPAAWRVAPDAAEVLAALQSRGLVLGMGSNYDARLWPVLAGFPELAALTDRVVISAAVGVRKPGTGFFQTVTRIANCEPNEVLFVGDDLDNDYVGATTAGMHAILLDPRGDHTHIPHRIMKLSELLS, from the coding sequence GTGCCCCACGTTCCCGTTCATATTCGCGCGATCTTTTTCGACGCGGTCGGTACCCTACTCTTCCCCGAACCGTCTGCCCCGGCGGTCTACGCCGCTGTCGCGCTGCGGTACGGGCTTCGGCTCGCGCCGGGCGATGTGCAGAACCGATTCATCACCGCGTACCGCGTCGAAGAGGCCGCCGATGTCGCGACTCAGTTGGCGACGAGCGAAGCACGCGAGCGCGAGCGCTGGCACCGCATCGTGACGCAAACGCTGACCGGCGTTTCCGATCCGGAAGCGTGCTACCGCGACCTTTTCGACCACTTCGCGAAACCAGCCGCGTGGCGCGTGGCCCCGGATGCCGCGGAAGTGCTCGCGGCACTTCAGTCGCGCGGCTTAGTCCTTGGGATGGGGTCCAACTACGACGCCCGCTTGTGGCCCGTACTGGCGGGTTTCCCCGAACTCGCGGCGCTAACCGATCGCGTGGTCATCAGCGCCGCGGTGGGCGTGCGAAAACCGGGTACGGGCTTCTTCCAAACGGTAACGCGGATCGCAAACTGCGAACCGAATGAAGTGCTATTCGTGGGCGACGATTTGGATAACGACTACGTCGGCGCGACCACGGCCGGAATGCACGCGATTCTCCTCGACCCGCGCGGGGACCACACCCACATTCCGCACCGCATCATGAAGTTGAGTGAACTGCTTTCCTAA